In a genomic window of Streptomyces katrae:
- a CDS encoding cytochrome P450 family protein yields MTTEPTTAADGGLALDEAVAAATKSTPEYRQCPYPVYRTLREQAPIARLTPGHGVDTYLITRYEDAHAILADPRIGKDMHEGIDLYHALFGDLCEALDDNLLFADPPRHTRLRHIAKTAFTPRHIHALRPHIEELAHGLLDRCPTDRPVDLMQAFALPLPVMVICELLGIVGEERTEVLKWFAVVTRSRFSKDLKGDLQEAEIWLRDYFARHIHRTRLQPTDDFLTMLVETPHEEEPLTDDELVSMIWVLLFAGHKTTTLQIGNCVFSLLTHPDQLRAIQENRKLLPQAIEEMQRFEGSVETSTFRYALEDVEIGGTVIPKGAVVQIALSSANRDPEKFPDPDTLDFTREGLQSSHLGFGYGAHYCLGAPLARLELEICLTALLDRFPDMVLAMPTPAEGDWLKGPFPAFRGLEKLPVALDPSRTVDDWTAGS; encoded by the coding sequence GTGACGACTGAACCGACTACCGCGGCGGATGGCGGTCTCGCGCTGGACGAAGCGGTGGCGGCCGCGACGAAGAGCACACCGGAATACCGGCAGTGCCCCTATCCGGTCTACCGGACCCTGCGCGAACAGGCCCCCATCGCCCGGCTCACCCCGGGCCACGGCGTGGACACGTACCTGATCACCCGCTACGAGGACGCCCACGCCATCCTCGCCGACCCCCGCATCGGCAAGGACATGCACGAGGGCATCGACCTCTACCACGCCCTGTTCGGGGACCTGTGCGAGGCGCTCGACGACAACCTGCTGTTCGCCGACCCGCCCCGGCACACCCGGCTGCGCCACATCGCCAAGACGGCCTTCACCCCGCGCCACATCCACGCCCTGCGCCCGCACATCGAGGAGCTCGCCCACGGGCTGCTCGACCGCTGCCCCACGGACCGGCCCGTCGACCTGATGCAGGCCTTCGCGCTGCCGCTGCCCGTCATGGTCATCTGCGAGCTGCTCGGCATCGTCGGGGAGGAGCGGACCGAGGTCCTCAAGTGGTTCGCCGTCGTGACGCGCTCACGGTTCAGCAAGGACCTCAAGGGAGACCTGCAAGAGGCCGAGATCTGGCTGCGCGACTACTTCGCCCGGCACATCCACCGGACCCGCCTCCAGCCCACGGACGACTTCCTGACCATGCTGGTGGAGACGCCGCACGAGGAAGAGCCGCTGACCGACGACGAACTCGTGTCGATGATCTGGGTCCTGCTCTTCGCCGGACACAAGACGACCACCCTCCAGATCGGCAATTGCGTCTTCAGCCTCCTGACCCACCCGGACCAGTTGCGGGCGATCCAGGAGAACCGGAAACTGCTGCCGCAGGCGATCGAGGAAATGCAGCGCTTCGAGGGCTCGGTGGAAACCTCCACCTTCCGGTACGCGCTGGAGGACGTCGAAATCGGCGGGACGGTCATTCCGAAGGGGGCCGTCGTGCAGATCGCCCTTTCGTCCGCGAACCGCGACCCGGAGAAATTCCCCGACCCCGACACCCTGGACTTCACCCGGGAAGGACTGCAGAGCAGCCACCTCGGCTTCGGCTACGGGGCCCACTACTGCCTGGGCGCGCCGCTGGCCCGGCTGGAGCTGGAGATCTGCCTCACGGCCCTGCTCGACCGCTTCCCCGACATGGTCCTCGCCATGCCGACGCCGGCGGAGGGGGACTGGCTCAAGGGGCCGTTCCCGGCCTTCCGCGGGCTGGAGAAGCTGCCGGTCGCACTGGACCCCTCGCGGACGGTCGACGACTGGACCGCGGGCAGCTGA
- a CDS encoding lipid-transfer protein, with product MKSYIVGVGMTKFEKPESRDWQYWDMVREAGGAALADAGVDYGLVEQVPVGYCFQPSTAGQRAAYELGLTGVPVYNVNNNCATGSTALMMARQFVQGGISDCVLAVGFEKMKRGALGGGADGGDFNTSPVARHYGIMAAAHGFEMSPPTAQIFGNAAREHMERYGTTPAQLAAVGAKNHRHSANNPNAQFQDVYTVEEVLAAKTIHDPLTKLQCSPTSDGAAAALVVSERFVVAHGLHDKAVEIVAQAMTTDTEESFGGSCIDVVGKPMTAAAARRVYEDSGLGIEDVDVVELHDCFSVNELLTYEALGMCADGASGKLVESGATTYGGRWVVNPSGGLISKGHPLGATGLAQAAELVWQLRGQAGARQVPAARVGLAHNIGLGGAAVVTLLRR from the coding sequence ATGAAGTCGTACATCGTGGGCGTCGGCATGACGAAGTTCGAGAAGCCGGAGTCACGGGACTGGCAGTACTGGGACATGGTCAGGGAGGCCGGCGGCGCGGCGCTCGCCGACGCCGGCGTGGACTACGGGCTGGTGGAGCAGGTGCCGGTGGGCTACTGCTTCCAGCCCTCCACCGCCGGCCAGCGGGCGGCGTACGAACTGGGCCTGACCGGGGTCCCGGTCTACAACGTCAACAACAACTGCGCGACCGGCTCGACGGCGCTGATGATGGCCCGCCAGTTCGTGCAGGGCGGCATCAGCGACTGCGTGCTGGCGGTCGGCTTCGAGAAGATGAAGCGGGGCGCGCTCGGGGGCGGCGCCGACGGCGGGGACTTCAACACCTCGCCGGTCGCCCGGCACTACGGGATCATGGCCGCCGCGCACGGCTTCGAGATGTCCCCGCCCACCGCGCAGATCTTCGGCAACGCCGCCCGCGAGCACATGGAGCGGTACGGGACCACGCCCGCGCAGCTCGCGGCGGTCGGCGCCAAGAACCACCGGCACTCCGCGAACAACCCGAACGCGCAGTTCCAGGACGTGTACACGGTGGAGGAGGTCCTCGCCGCCAAGACCATCCACGATCCGCTGACCAAGCTCCAGTGCTCGCCCACCTCCGACGGCGCGGCCGCCGCCCTCGTCGTCTCGGAGCGGTTCGTCGTGGCGCACGGGCTGCACGACAAGGCCGTCGAGATCGTCGCGCAGGCCATGACCACGGACACCGAGGAGAGCTTCGGCGGCTCCTGCATCGACGTGGTCGGCAAGCCGATGACGGCCGCGGCCGCCCGCAGGGTCTACGAGGACTCCGGGCTCGGCATCGAGGACGTCGACGTGGTGGAGCTGCACGACTGCTTCTCGGTGAACGAACTGCTGACGTACGAGGCGCTCGGCATGTGCGCGGACGGGGCCTCCGGCAAGCTCGTCGAGAGCGGAGCCACCACCTACGGCGGCCGCTGGGTGGTCAACCCCTCGGGCGGCCTGATCTCCAAGGGCCACCCGCTGGGGGCGACGGGGCTCGCGCAGGCGGCGGAACTGGTGTGGCAGCTGCGCGGCCAGGCGGGGGCGCGGCAGGTCCCCGCCGCCCGGGTGGGCCTGGCCCACAACATCGGGCTGGGCGGGGCGGCGGTGGTAACCCTCCTGCGCCGCTGA
- a CDS encoding amidohydrolase family protein, with product MPEYGAGGLAVGGAVRRDAAATSGAAAGAEDDGSGGVIDVHHHFCAPDWRRWAERQGLVGPRSLPPWAGWDAESALAVMDRTGIAVAVLKPMLPARYESAAQLREAVAVTMEAAAGVVEAYPGRFAFHAPLFLDEEEVSSWTLRRGLDELGAVGVNVTANYRGVYLGDPSYDRIFAELDERAAIVDTHPHSLPDGPAGGRPTVAPGGPGGPPAGAAGGPGGHGAPGGPGGGPGGPVAVPGLPNFLCDFLLDTTRAAANMIRTRTLDRFPNLSVILPHGGGFLPQIATRMEAFAYAFDPPVEPAAVRDHMHRFYYDTAGPLSPAGTLLATVDPGRILFGSDWPACPASVVTDLAVPALAADPAFTPALRRAVNRENALRLMPGLVRA from the coding sequence ATGCCGGAATACGGTGCGGGCGGCCTGGCCGTCGGCGGAGCGGTACGCCGGGACGCGGCGGCTACGAGCGGGGCGGCGGCCGGGGCGGAGGACGACGGGAGCGGTGGTGTGATCGACGTCCACCACCACTTCTGCGCCCCCGACTGGCGCCGCTGGGCGGAGCGGCAGGGGCTGGTGGGCCCGCGGTCGCTTCCGCCATGGGCGGGCTGGGACGCGGAGAGCGCGCTGGCGGTGATGGACCGGACGGGGATCGCCGTGGCGGTGCTGAAGCCGATGCTGCCCGCACGGTACGAGAGTGCCGCGCAGCTGCGGGAGGCGGTGGCCGTGACGATGGAGGCGGCGGCCGGGGTGGTGGAGGCGTACCCGGGGCGCTTCGCGTTCCACGCGCCCCTGTTCCTCGACGAGGAGGAGGTCTCCTCCTGGACCCTGCGGCGCGGCCTGGACGAGCTGGGGGCGGTGGGGGTCAACGTGACGGCGAACTACCGCGGGGTGTACCTCGGTGACCCCTCGTACGACAGGATCTTCGCCGAACTCGACGAACGCGCGGCGATCGTGGACACCCACCCGCACAGCCTCCCGGACGGCCCGGCCGGCGGACGGCCCACGGTGGCACCCGGGGGGCCGGGCGGCCCGCCCGCAGGTGCGGCCGGCGGTCCGGGCGGGCACGGGGCCCCCGGCGGGCCTGGTGGAGGGCCCGGGGGGCCGGTGGCCGTGCCCGGACTGCCGAACTTCCTCTGTGACTTCCTGCTCGACACCACCCGCGCCGCCGCGAACATGATCCGCACCCGGACCCTCGACCGGTTCCCGAACCTGTCGGTGATCCTGCCGCACGGCGGCGGCTTCCTCCCGCAGATCGCGACCCGGATGGAGGCCTTCGCGTACGCCTTCGACCCGCCGGTGGAGCCCGCGGCGGTACGGGACCACATGCACCGCTTCTACTACGACACCGCCGGCCCGCTCTCCCCGGCCGGCACCCTCCTCGCCACCGTCGACCCCGGCCGGATCCTGTTCGGCAGCGACTGGCCGGCCTGCCCGGCCTCCGTCGTCACGGACCTGGCCGTCCCCGCCCTGGCCGCCGACCCGGCGTTCACCCCGGCACTGCGCCGGGCCGTGAACCGGGAGAACGCGCTGCGCCTGATGCCGGGCCTGGTCCGCGCCTGA
- a CDS encoding DNA-binding response regulator has product MPATHRPARSLRVLLDPPNPPLALRLGLQPDIEVVASPAERPAVALVEDPATVAALLAEDPECRVLVATGSAHPGMREAVLAAGAAGLVLRDGPVEELAECLRRASTGETVVDPALAGP; this is encoded by the coding sequence ATGCCCGCGACCCACCGGCCCGCCCGTTCCCTGCGCGTCCTGCTGGACCCGCCGAACCCGCCGCTCGCGCTCCGCCTCGGGCTCCAGCCGGACATCGAGGTGGTCGCCTCGCCGGCGGAGCGGCCGGCGGTGGCGCTGGTCGAGGACCCCGCCACGGTGGCGGCCCTGCTGGCCGAGGACCCGGAGTGCCGGGTCCTGGTGGCCACGGGGTCGGCGCACCCGGGGATGCGGGAGGCGGTCCTGGCGGCGGGCGCGGCGGGGCTGGTGCTGCGGGATGGGCCGGTCGAGGAGCTGGCGGAGTGCCTGCGGAGGGCGTCGACGGGCGAGACGGTGGTGGACCCGGCGCTGGCGGGGCCCTGA